In the Acropora muricata isolate sample 2 chromosome 10, ASM3666990v1, whole genome shotgun sequence genome, one interval contains:
- the LOC136887374 gene encoding L-threonine 3-dehydrogenase-like yields the protein MKVMSGRNKTAHRLVFVGGDVDPSLVHEEIPIPELKPGEILGKVLMASICGSDLHTISGRRKEAVPSILGHEGVIELIDHKRATDAGFQKGDRLTFHVVNCCSKCERCKDGLQQKCFSLFKYGHASISKTSELNGCYASHIIIHSGTHVVKIPDHLEDRIASPINCALATMINAVSGISGENQDRETIAVIQGCGLLGIYGCALLHEARFSKVFCSDINADRLAMVKKFGGIPLQAGMSTPGGPEKNSVDVVIEVCGVPGVIEEGIKVLRPGGLYVFIGMVHPNSKLDITGEQIIRKCLTIKGIHNYGPQHLDEAVSFLSRTCEKYPYKELFSQPYKLADFKTALVLSQQQTFYRICVEP from the exons ATGAAAGTCATGTCCGGTAGAAACAAAACAGCCCATAGGTTGGTATTTGTCGGTGGCGATGTTGATCCGTCTTTGGTTCATGAGGAAATTCCCATACCAGAACTAAAGCCTGGAGAAATCCTTGGAAAGGTACTGATGGCTTCGATATGTGGATCAGATCTGCACACCATTAGTGGGAGAAGAAAAGAAGCAGTCCCAAG CATTCTTGGACATGAGGGTGTCATAGAGTTAATTGATCACAAGCGTGCCACAGATGCTGGGTTTCAAAAGGGAGATCGATTGACATTTCATGTGGTTAACTGCTGCAGCAAATGTGAGCGCTGTAAAGATGGACTACAGCAGAAATGCTTCTCATTGTTCAAG TATGGTCATGCTTCAATATCAAAGACATCTGAATTGAATGGGTGTTATGCATCTCATATCATCATCCACAGTGGAACACATGTTGTAAAAATTCCTGACCATTTGGAAGACAGAATTGCTTCCCCAATCAATTGTGCTCTAGCAACTATGATAAATGCTGTGTCTGGAATCAGTGGCGAAAACCAAGATCGTGAGACAATTGCTGTTATACAG GGATGTGGTCTTTTAGGTATTTATGGTTGTGCATTGTTGCATGAGGCTAGGTTCAGCAAGGTTTTCTGCTCTGACATCAATGCAGATAGACTTGCCATGGTGAAAAAATTTGGAGGGATTCCTTTACAAGCAG GCATGAGCACTCCAGGAGGTCCAGAGAAAAATTCTGTGGATGTGGTAATTGAG GTATGCGGCGTCCCTGGTGTTATAGAGGAGGGGATAAAGGTTCTTAGACCGGGTGGATTGTATGTGTTTATTGGCATGGTGCATCCGAATTCAAAGCTAGACATCACGGGGGAACAAATTATCAGAAAGTGTTTAACTATCAAAG gAATACACAATTATGGTCCTCAGCATCTTGACGAAGCTGTATCGTTTTTATCCAGGACGTGCGAGAAATATCCGTACAAAGAACTTTTCAGTCAGCCCTACAAACTGGCGGATTTCAAAACTGCTTTGGTACTGTCACAGCAGCAAACATTTTACAGAATTTGTGTTGAACCCTGA
- the LOC136887373 gene encoding uncharacterized protein isoform X1 yields MQREIYNPKKVKVYVMLPLFLELARINIALNLYATMILRGMKKAQYSYPYLRRRCAFLSYVSKPAPLIFTVTDGDDSLGTVSLPLAQIPSVAHRRRWMPLTAKNAQANGDLCVDCWVLSFKKATSTNDGVKWNNLLTFGLKTGSKERSKRRASVEAASISMKGSRSIENLYTSSTLEPPVAEEDSRPLKSGSFSKLSPESSPTTSPTRLGTFALFKPRLAPTLGQVLSSSNAPEITGISPKSGPSSGGTRITVRGCNLGKSKEDIIYIGVSGCDLLQTLEYHSPAKLVVVSKPWIGSGPVVLETKSGGRGISTLAYTFQDRPLDKAIAILDKKGKVSRGELLSEITTLKEEIVDLTEENRSLKKYIDNLMIVLMEKFPEVLENLASSQ; encoded by the exons atgcagcgcgaaatttaCAACCCAAAAAAGGTGAAG GTGTATGTAATGCTTCCGTTATTTTTGGAGTTGGCAAGAATAAATATCGCACTGAATTTGTACGCGACAATGATCCTACGTGGAATGAAGAAAGCACAAT ATTCCTACCCCTATCTAAGGCGAAGGTGCGCATTTCTAAG TTACGTTTCCAAGCCAGCGCCTCTGATCTTCACAGTGACAGATGGCGATGATTCGCTCGGCACAGTTTCCTTACCATTGGCGCAAATACCATCCGTTGCACATCGAAGGCGATGGATGCCACTAACAGCGAAAAATGCTCAAGCAAACGGAGATCTTTGCGTCGACTGTTGGGTGCTTTCCTTTAAGAAAGCCACGTCAACGAACGACGGTGTAAAATGGAATAATTTGTTAACGTTTGGACTCAAAACTGGGTCTAAAGAACGTTCTAAACGAAGAGCTTCAGTTGAAGCCGCCTCCATTTCGATGAAAGGTTCAAGATCAATAGAAAATCTTTACACCTCTTCAACTTTAGAACCGCCGGTAGCAGAAGAGGACAGTCGACCTTTGAAATCCGGTTCTTTCTCGAAGCTATCTCCTGAATCTTCTCCAACGACAAGCCCAACACGCTTAGGAACATTTGCCCTTTTTAAACCGCGCCTTGCTCCAACACTCGGCCAGGTGTTGTCTTCAAGTAATGCCCCGGAGATAACTGGGATTTCCCCCAAATCCGGCCCCTCATCGGGGGGAACACGAATCACCGTTCGGGGATGTAATCTAGGTAAATCAAAAGAAGACATCATCTATATAGGAGTCAGTGGTTGCGACCTTTTACAAACACTGGAATACCACAGTCCGGCCAAGTTAGTTGTTGTCTCGAAACCATGGATTGGATCTGGTCCTGTTGTATTGGAGACAAAGTCTGGAGGACGAGGAATATCTACGCTGGCTTACACGTTTCAGGATAGACCATTAG ATAAAGCAATAGCTATCTTGGATAAGAAAGGCAAAGTGTCGCGTGGCGAACTGTTGTCAGAAATAACGACACTAAAGGAAGAAATTGTCG atctTACAGAAGAGAATCGCTCATTGAAAAAATACATAGATAATCTAATGATTGTATTGATGGAAAAGTTCCCAGAAGTTTTAGAAAACTTAGCTTCCTCACAGTGA
- the LOC136887373 gene encoding uncharacterized protein isoform X2: MDPDEIKVVVYAARNLQPKKGEGVCNASVIFGVGKNKYRTEFVRDNDPTWNEESTIYVSKPAPLIFTVTDGDDSLGTVSLPLAQIPSVAHRRRWMPLTAKNAQANGDLCVDCWVLSFKKATSTNDGVKWNNLLTFGLKTGSKERSKRRASVEAASISMKGSRSIENLYTSSTLEPPVAEEDSRPLKSGSFSKLSPESSPTTSPTRLGTFALFKPRLAPTLGQVLSSSNAPEITGISPKSGPSSGGTRITVRGCNLGKSKEDIIYIGVSGCDLLQTLEYHSPAKLVVVSKPWIGSGPVVLETKSGGRGISTLAYTFQDRPLDKAIAILDKKGKVSRGELLSEITTLKEEIVDLTEENRSLKKYIDNLMIVLMEKFPEVLENLASSQ; this comes from the exons ATGGATCCCGATGAAATAAAAGTTGTCG tgtatgcagcgcgaaatttaCAACCCAAAAAAGGTGAAG GTGTATGTAATGCTTCCGTTATTTTTGGAGTTGGCAAGAATAAATATCGCACTGAATTTGTACGCGACAATGATCCTACGTGGAATGAAGAAAGCACAAT TTACGTTTCCAAGCCAGCGCCTCTGATCTTCACAGTGACAGATGGCGATGATTCGCTCGGCACAGTTTCCTTACCATTGGCGCAAATACCATCCGTTGCACATCGAAGGCGATGGATGCCACTAACAGCGAAAAATGCTCAAGCAAACGGAGATCTTTGCGTCGACTGTTGGGTGCTTTCCTTTAAGAAAGCCACGTCAACGAACGACGGTGTAAAATGGAATAATTTGTTAACGTTTGGACTCAAAACTGGGTCTAAAGAACGTTCTAAACGAAGAGCTTCAGTTGAAGCCGCCTCCATTTCGATGAAAGGTTCAAGATCAATAGAAAATCTTTACACCTCTTCAACTTTAGAACCGCCGGTAGCAGAAGAGGACAGTCGACCTTTGAAATCCGGTTCTTTCTCGAAGCTATCTCCTGAATCTTCTCCAACGACAAGCCCAACACGCTTAGGAACATTTGCCCTTTTTAAACCGCGCCTTGCTCCAACACTCGGCCAGGTGTTGTCTTCAAGTAATGCCCCGGAGATAACTGGGATTTCCCCCAAATCCGGCCCCTCATCGGGGGGAACACGAATCACCGTTCGGGGATGTAATCTAGGTAAATCAAAAGAAGACATCATCTATATAGGAGTCAGTGGTTGCGACCTTTTACAAACACTGGAATACCACAGTCCGGCCAAGTTAGTTGTTGTCTCGAAACCATGGATTGGATCTGGTCCTGTTGTATTGGAGACAAAGTCTGGAGGACGAGGAATATCTACGCTGGCTTACACGTTTCAGGATAGACCATTAG ATAAAGCAATAGCTATCTTGGATAAGAAAGGCAAAGTGTCGCGTGGCGAACTGTTGTCAGAAATAACGACACTAAAGGAAGAAATTGTCG atctTACAGAAGAGAATCGCTCATTGAAAAAATACATAGATAATCTAATGATTGTATTGATGGAAAAGTTCCCAGAAGTTTTAGAAAACTTAGCTTCCTCACAGTGA
- the LOC136887382 gene encoding la-related protein 6-like, whose translation MAEDLKTDSVKAVVSEVTDSPRLLINGKEFATSSDHDVAGSSHSEDEGDRKYTHSPIDSHSDNDFKDGTEPFHPPSSELSEKIVSQVEFYLSDENLAKDAFLLKHVRRNKEGYVNLKLVTSFKKVKTLTKDYRVVAEALGMSKTLSMNSEKTKVKRNTPLPSELLERNPGRTVIVTGLENPSMENVSETFSKCGEIELIRIVRPGKSFPSDLKVHFTKHPELETEICAVVAFETMAAAARACSEMSKEGGMKVVELGKQGARKEKSKTKSKSKEKGSDVARESDDENDESTKKRRNRKKNKRLQELIGKNSDDGFSSSCSSDTDNSYSSFSSCRRRHNTGGNHTPDRSGSPVGGTPSPRPLSVGGRRSPQSSPELSRKLVNINVKEGSNSAPNSPWSQRRKFGSPNSNHSPNKSPLVDSTSPRHRMIQLEGVERLPKGPDGTKGFSGLGRGRPLVTVA comes from the coding sequence aTGGCTGAAGATCTCAAAACGGACTCAGTTAAGGCAGTTGTCTCTGAAGTGACCGATTCGCCAAGGCTGTTGATAAATGGTAAAGAATTCGCTACCTCTTCGGATCACGATGTCGCCGGTTCGTCCCATTCAGAAGATGAAGGGGATCGCAAGTATACACACTCTCCCATTGATTCTCACTCCGATAACGACTTTAAAGATGGAACCGAACCTTTTCATCCCCCCAGCTCGGAGTTATCGGAGAAAATCGTTTCGCAAGTCGAGTTTTACTTGAGCGATGAAAATTTAGCAAAAGATGCTTTTCTTCTAAAACACGTTCGTCGCAACAAAGAGGGTTACGTCAATTTAAAGCTTGTAACGTCTTTCAAGAAAGTGAAAACGCTCACTAAAGACTACAGAGTAGTTGCTGAGGCATTGGGGATGTCGAAAACGCTATCAATGAATTCAGAAAAGACGAAAGTTAAAAGAAACACTCCTTTACCTTCCGAGCTTCTAGAACGTAACCCAGGAAGAACAGTCATTGTGACAGGTCTTGAGAATCCTTCAATGGAAAACGTAAGCGAAACTTTCTCAAAATGTGGTGAGATTGAATTAATTCGCATCGTTCGACCAGGGAAATCTTTCCCTTCGGATCTGAAGGTGCATTTCACGAAACATCCCGAGCTTGAGACAGAAATATGCGCTGTTGTTGCCTTCGAAACAATGGCCGCAGCTGCCCGGGCTTGTAGCGAAATGTCGAAAGAGGGAGGAATGAAGGTGGTGGAACTTGGCAAGCAAGGAGCGAGAAAGGAGAAGTCAAAGACCAAATCGAAGtcgaaagaaaaaggaagtgATGTCGCCAGAGAATCTGATGATGAAAATGACGAGTCGACCAAGAAACGCCggaacagaaagaaaaacaagagatTACAGGAACTAATCGGCAAGAATTCGGATGACGGCTTTTCAAGTTCGTGTTCGTCAGATACAGATAACTCTTACTCTTCATTCAGCAGTTGCCGGCGTCGCCATAACACTGGAGGCAACCATACCCCTGATCGTAGTGGATCCCCTGTAGGGGGGACCCCGAGTCCAAGACCTCTAAGTGTTGGAGGTCGAAGGTCTCCTCAGAGTAGTCCAGAACTCTCTAGGAAGTTGGTTAACATCAATGTAAAGGAGGGCAGTAACAGCGCACCAAATAGCCCTTGGTCGCAGCGCCGTAAGTTTGGATCACCTAACAGTAACCATTCACCGAACAAAAGTCCCCTGGTGGACTCCACCAGTCCCCGTCACAGAATGATCCAATTAGAAGGGGTGGAGAGGCTTCCCAAGGGCCCTGATGGTACCAAAGGGTTTAGTGGTCTTGGAAGAGGCAGGCCTCTTGTCACTGTTGCTTga